AAAactaaattgaatatttttccttatgtaaaattataaaattatattgCTCCAAACTTCAGAATAGACTCCAAATTATTTCAATGGCAACGTCAACAGGTGTCAAAGCTGATTAAAACTAATGGAAAAAAATTCTGAAATAATGTTGCAATTTGGTCTGGTTGGAATTTTGGTATTTCAATTAGTCAAAAAATTTCATGATatactatttttttttcatatttagcCCAATTTCACTAATCGGTGGTTGACATCGCACCCGTTACTGACATGACGTCGAACATATATCAACAACTCTAGtggattaaaaaaaacaatttatcctaaaacaaaatttatttaattagatAATCAAAGCTCTTTATCATATTACAAGATCAACTTAAGAATTTTTCCCAAATTATATGAACCAACatgagaaaataaaatattctagAGTTTGATCCTTTTCGTTTGTCAAAATTTGATCTTAGTGCTTCAAAATTTCCAAGCTATAAAAAACCAAAAAAGAGAAATACGAAAAATGAACCTCTTTCCAGGGAAAACGGCGAAAGGTGGCCAAGGTGATGGAGACTGCGGGATTGAAGTGAGCCCCGGAAACATGGCCAACAGTATATATCAACGACATTACTGTTAACCCCCAGGTCACAGATATTCCAGGATGCGTGATTTTCTCCCCGTAAAGCTTGTTCACAGCCACTGAACCACATCCAGCAAATATCAAGAAATAAGTGCCAATCAGTTCCGCCAGCGCCTGATCATTGATAAAACCCTCGAAACAATCAATCcatgcttttaaaaaaaatgccaGATTTGATCAGGGAACCTGGTTTCGTAACTGTTACCTTTTGTCCGGTAGTAACTACTGCAAGTGATGAACAAAACCCACCGTTTTCATCAGATTGGGACGACGAATTTGTCGTCGTAAAGCCTGATTCCATCTTGTAGATCTGTTCTTCTTCGATTCCTTCGGTTTTCGTAGCCATTGTTGTGGGACTATGATTCTCCGGAGTAAAGAAGATTTTGTTTATCTTATTGGTTTTGGAGAGAAAGAAGATGGGAGGGGTTAAAAGATTGATTGCAATCTGTTAATCTGATGCTTCGTTTCTATTATTAGAGAATTCGAATGATTCTTTCCTCCGAGTTTGTAGGATATCAGATCGATACAATTTCAATTTATTGTGGATTACAAGATTCTCCTTTAGAAGCACGCAGCCGAATCTTTGGGATCTCAAAATAATTCCCGTACTCATGTGTGAATAAATCCATCGATCGGTTGGCTTTTTAATTTGGAGAACAAAAGATCTGTTGAATAAAGGTGGTAATTTGCACTCCTAATATAAATCAATTTCCACATAAACAAACGGtataacaatataaataatGTTATTTGCATTCTATTTGTGAATAAATTCgacacatattttaaatatgaaataGAGCGTAGATAAGATTTGCTATCTAACAAAATTGATATATTAGGCCTCATTCCGCTCGTGGTATAAGATTATGAAAATTGTattaaaaaactattttttattgacaaaaatttgtgtgagacggtctcacggatcgtactcgtgagacgaatctcttatttgggttatccatgaaaaagtattattttttatgctaagagtaccactttttattgtgaatatgagtagggttgactcgtctcacatattaaaatccgtgagacggtctcacatgagactcgctcTTTTTTATTAATTCCTTTTAATGAAAATTGTattaaaaaactattttttatgaaaattgtattaaaaaaactattttttaaacattaaaaaaaaactattttttattaattggaCCGGATTAGATATATACATCAAAAAATTGACTTGCGAGACTCTCTCAAAAGTTGTGTAAAAATAAATTCGAACTCATGAATTTTAAACTactcaatttaaattattttacaataaaaataaatttgaaatcatgaatttcaaattaCTCAAACCAAATACAACGTAAGAAAAAGTGATTGAATATGAATAATTTCCCATCCGTGCACGCCGTTTACAATAAAACCTGGGCTATGTTTGGTCGGGCTTTTGAGTGAGGTCTGGAGAGAAACTCCATTAAAAAGCCCAACCAAATACTTTTTTTTAAAccctttttaaaattttgtcctATTTTTCTTTTCCAAATTTTCCAATCAACAAGTCATTTCACCAAACAAAATGATTTCCCAAATAGAATAGTAAAAAATACTTTTCTTTCTTCTACTAATTatttaagatttcagatttcCATAAATGGTTAATACTTTTATGTCTCATAAACAAGAAGAGAGAAATCCAAGATTCCAAAAGgagtaattaattaaaaaagaaaatgacACTTGAAAGTAAAAATTATACAGTTATGGATAAAATACCAAAGGGAATATTTCCAAAGTAAAGCATTCAATGAATTCCCAAAAGATACCACATGAACACCGATGAAAGGCagaaacttgtgtgaaacgatctcacggatcgtatttgtgagacggatatcttatttgggtcatccttgaaaaaatattattttttatgctaagagtattactttttattgtggatatgagtaggattgacccgtctcacatattatgatccgtgagacggtctcacacagACCCACTCCCGATGAAAAGCATAGACCAGAAAACTTCACTTCATTATTTATATGCCTTTCAACACACAAGTTATTTTACAGAAACCAAAGCAAATGAACCATGCATTTTCGTTCCTAAAACTAATAGTATCCAATTATTGACATTTACCAATCACCTGCACCCATACTAAAGGCCTGGACTGGCGTGGTGTTTTTCATCTTTCTTTCCTTTACATGTATCGGAACACTGATCAATATGATTTTTACCTCGAGTAGAGAGACAGATCACTTCGATGGAACTTCGGAAGCACGATTATTAGTAGATATATCAGCTGGAGTGCACACAAGGGCCCTTTGCTGCAGGTGTCGTAAACTCTGCTGCATACTGACCTGAACCATCTCAGCAAGCATTTGTTTTGCCTTTTCGGTTTGCTCCTCCCCATCCATCTGAGATATAATGTTGGAGACTATGTTCTCGAGTGTATCGGGTTCAAGTTCCGACCTTGCATAAGTGGTGTCTCTTAATAGTCGCAAAAGCATTTGGGCTTTCAATTGAGAATTGGGAGTTCCGTGAACGGTAAGCTCAAGAAGTCCCGGTATTACGCCTTCTTTAAGAATCGGTTCTCTATACTTGGATCGATCGCTTTGACACATAGTTAAAAGTGATCCTACTGCGTGTTCCCTGCTTTGAAGGGATCCATTCTCGAGTATTTCTATGACAGCAAGTATCCCACCTTCTTCAGATGTCAGTACTGTTCTTCCCTCTTCGAAACCCACCAAAGATTCGATCAATGCAGTACATTTTTCTGCTGCTTTAGAGGACTTTGGACACGATTTTAGCAGATTTACCAAAGGCGGAATTGGCTTCGTTTGAAGGATGCGGTTAAGATTGTCTGAATGAGTCAAGAGGTTATAAAGAGCCAACACGGCATCCAATTTAGCTTGTGAGGTGCCATTTCTCAAAATTTCTACAAGGAGAGGGATGGCACCAGAAGCAGTAATAATTGGCTTGTTGACTGATGATGCGGAGAGAGTGATCAACGCTGCAACCGCGTGCTCTTGAAGAGTTAGATTCTCAGATTGAAGGAAACCGATAATTGGTTTTAAGGCACCAGCATCAATTATGTTTATCTTGTTTCTGTAAGAAACAAAACCGAATCAAAGTTTAAGTTTTATGATAAAATAAAGCCGCAGAGGATTAAAAATGCAGtctataatacataaattacacACAAAAAGATCCAATCCTCTATGACACACTGATAACATATATTTAACCAAGACATCTATGATCAATATTATCCTTCccagcaaaaaaaaaatttacgtgTCAAAATCACAAACGCCACCTTAGTTTCAATCCACAGTAACCTCACATTAAAAATCCCAACTTGCTAACAGTTTTCTTATTCGAGATTCGTGCTTCCAGAATTATTAACCACCCAAAGTGCTTGTTGTTGCTTAATATTTGAAAAAGATTGAATTCGAAccgaacttaattaattaaaaagaaaGAGCCCTTTTGATTTGGTTTCGTTCTTAATTAATATTAAAGACGCCAGAGGCAGTAAGTCAGTAAAAAAGCGGATAATTTCTTCGAAGAAAAGAAAAGGGGAATATAATCCATAGGATAGCTTAAAGACCAAGATTAAAGATAAAGGTTTAAATGACATAAAATCAAAGGCTAAAGCGAAacgaaaatataaaatatgggaagaaaaagaaaaggataACCCACCTAATTCTTCTGCAGCAACCAATAAGCTAAAAACAGTCCAAGAATTAATTCATAAAAGATTGGACATTAATTTGATTTGAAGCCAAATTAATTTCGGTGAAGACTTTAAATACATGTTAATATTTCAATACTCTCTTGAATATAATTATTTGATGGGACCAAACCACTGATTGAAGAAAGGTTAAAGGAAAATGAGAGAGCGAGAAATTGACcacgaaaacaaaaaaaaaaatagcaataaaaatatttctgtTGAGAGGAATCAAACTTATTGGCATCAAATTAGAAATTACTCAACAAAATTCAAAACCTTGAAATTGCAATGAATTCAAAATCGATGGCAGTAGACAAACTGAAATTTCAATTTGGGACTATAActgaaaaaattaaataaacaccagCCCCgaacaacacacacacacagtgTATCGAGCTGACCTTTCGTCTTTGACGGCAAGGTTAAGGAGTGCGGCCAGCGCAGCCTCGTGGGTGTTGGCGTCTCCGCAGAAGAGCATATCCACAAGCGGCCCAACAGCGGCGGAGAAATGACGCCGATACCTCTGCGACGTCTTCGTCATCCGCCGGATATCCTTCGCCGCCTGCAGCCTCGAATATGGGTCGTCAGATTGAAGCATAAAGAGCGTTTGATTGACAACGGATGGTGAATAAGATGGGCTGATCGAAGCGCAATTCGCAGCAGTATCAGCCTCGAAAATCGTGGCGGCGAGGTGGCAGCTACCGCCGCCTTCGAGGCCCATGGATtctagagagagagagagagagaaataaAAAATACTAAAACGAGTCGAAGGAGATGTGGCACCGTTGCAGCTTTTCCTGCATTGCTGATTGACTAATTATATATGTTTTGGAAGTTGGAACggtttattaaaaattatataatttttattttaatatataaatttgttCCGACAATGGATCAAAATGCGTTGGTTATTACAATTTTGTTTTCGATTCATAATGTTTTGGTTTTGATTTGAACCGAtttcttatttatagatgtagAACTAAACAATATAAACTCGATTTCACTTctgattttgatttgttttttaaTTGACGGTTTGATTTTGATTCCAATTTACGTTGTTTGATATGTGTTTTTCATATCAAccaacaataaaataataaaggaCACATATAGAAggaaaaatttgtgtgagacgatctcacgggtcgtatttgtgagacagatctcttatttggtttatccatgaaaaagtactattttttatgctaaaagtattactttttattgtgaatatgtgtaacgttgacctgtctcaccgattaagatccgtgagacggtctcacatgagacccactccatATAGAAATAGCAAGAGATTAATAAAAGAACAaatacttgtgtgagacgatctcatggatcgtattttgtgagacagatcatttgtttgggtcatccatgaaaaagtattgtgaatatcgatagggttgactcgtatcacatataaagattcgtgaaagcgtctcacaaaagacctactataataaaagtaattatattttttaaatatatgttGCTCACCAACTATGTTCATTTAATATGTAAATATCAATTTATAAGAAAGTTGCCGAAGCATTAGGAAATtggtttaataaattttaatcatCCAAGTGGATTTCTTTTaatgaaaatgaaaacaaattGATTGAACTAACTCTCCATCATGTATCGAGCAGGAGTCATGCTCACGCACTGACGCACATCACAAAAGTTTTCAGCGAGCACTTCATATTCAACCGGTTCAAAAAATTACGGGAAATACACGATTTAGTTcaagggcaaaaacttgtgtgagacggtctcacggttcgtatttgtgagacagatctcttatttgggtcatcaatgaaaaagtattactttttatactaagagtattatttttttgttgtgaatatgggtagagttgacccgtctcacagattaagatccctgatacggtctcacatgagactcactctagttcaaaatttttgagattttttttcaGTTCTATCTCAGttgttttgattttttcgatTTAATCTCAAATGTTTCAAAATTTTACCAAATTGGCCTCCCAATCAATTTAAGATTAAAAGTATCAGTAAATGTCATGTACCTGCTGAAAGTTAGTTGTTGCAACATCCATTTCATTCCTCAAGTTGGAGACAAATCTTCAAGTGTGATGTAGCGAGAAGAATAGGTACCTTTTCAGAAGTAAAGCACGAAATTGGGGACTGAAAGTAGAGATTCTATTTTGGGCCTTTCTAGTTTTTTTTATCGTGACTTGCACATGGCTTTTCTGTTGAAGTTGAAGTTGTCAAATTGATTCAGTTAATAAATCCTGTTATTTAGGATATGTAGGTAGTGTTTGACTATTTCCTTAGCTACTTACCATGTTATTAGGTACT
This is a stretch of genomic DNA from Primulina eburnea isolate SZY01 chromosome 11, ASM2296580v1, whole genome shotgun sequence. It encodes these proteins:
- the LOC140806082 gene encoding U-box domain-containing protein 9-like — translated: MGLEGGGSCHLAATIFEADTAANCASISPSYSPSVVNQTLFMLQSDDPYSRLQAAKDIRRMTKTSQRYRRHFSAAVGPLVDMLFCGDANTHEAALAALLNLAVKDERNKINIIDAGALKPIIGFLQSENLTLQEHAVAALITLSASSVNKPIITASGAIPLLVEILRNGTSQAKLDAVLALYNLLTHSDNLNRILQTKPIPPLVNLLKSCPKSSKAAEKCTALIESLVGFEEGRTVLTSEEGGILAVIEILENGSLQSREHAVGSLLTMCQSDRSKYREPILKEGVIPGLLELTVHGTPNSQLKAQMLLRLLRDTTYARSELEPDTLENIVSNIISQMDGEEQTEKAKQMLAEMVQVSMQQSLRHLQQRALVCTPADISTNNRASEVPSK